One Arthrobacter sp. Marseille-P9274 genomic region harbors:
- a CDS encoding helix-turn-helix domain-containing protein has protein sequence MTSTSWHRPAKPAAEAENDGDIDLISLGRRVRHLRKAQGMTLDDLGDAVGTAPSQLSLIENGKREPKLGMLQSLAKALGVGMDQLLGAEPPSRRAALEIELERAQRGPLYGSLGLPKVRISSRLPMDVLESLVGLQHELERRLDEQSATPEEARRANTELRAEMRARNNHYEDIEAQAQELLKAVGFKGGPLSHHVAADIAEHLGFSLQYVGDLPHSTRSVTDLKNRRIYLTQGHRSEHDPRSVLLQAVGHYVLGHETPSDYADFLRQRVYTNYFAAALLMPEHATVDFLQKAKASKELAIEDLRDAFSVSYETAAHRFTNLATHHLGIRCHFQKVHVSGIIHKAYENDDVNFPADHTGAIEGQPVCRFWTSRAVFDVPDKFRAFNQYTDTAAGTFWCTAITERHSSGEYSLSIGVPYKDVKWFRGRDTQERSKSLCPDESCCRRPPADLAAQWGGQAWPAARANTHLLAALPPGAFPGVDETEVYQFLQAHAGR, from the coding sequence ATGACTTCTACAAGCTGGCACCGTCCCGCGAAGCCTGCAGCGGAGGCGGAGAACGACGGCGACATCGACCTGATCAGCCTCGGTCGCCGCGTGCGTCACCTGCGTAAGGCGCAGGGCATGACGCTCGACGACCTGGGCGACGCCGTCGGCACCGCGCCCTCCCAGCTGTCGCTGATCGAGAACGGCAAGCGCGAGCCCAAACTCGGCATGCTGCAGTCGCTCGCCAAGGCCCTCGGCGTGGGCATGGACCAGCTGCTCGGCGCCGAACCTCCCAGCCGCCGCGCGGCGCTGGAAATCGAACTGGAACGCGCCCAGCGCGGCCCGCTCTACGGGTCCCTCGGACTGCCCAAAGTCCGCATCAGCTCGCGGCTTCCCATGGATGTACTCGAGTCCCTCGTCGGCCTGCAGCACGAGCTCGAGCGCCGGCTCGACGAGCAGTCCGCGACGCCCGAGGAAGCCCGCCGCGCCAACACCGAACTGCGGGCCGAAATGCGCGCCCGGAACAACCACTACGAGGACATCGAGGCCCAGGCCCAGGAGCTGCTCAAGGCGGTCGGCTTCAAGGGCGGCCCGCTGTCCCACCACGTCGCCGCGGACATCGCTGAGCACCTCGGTTTCAGCCTCCAGTACGTCGGGGATCTGCCGCATTCCACCCGCTCCGTGACGGATTTGAAGAACCGCAGAATTTACCTGACGCAGGGCCACCGGTCGGAGCATGACCCGCGCTCGGTGCTGCTGCAGGCCGTCGGCCACTACGTGCTCGGCCACGAGACGCCTTCGGACTACGCCGACTTCCTGCGCCAGCGCGTCTACACCAACTACTTCGCCGCCGCCCTGCTGATGCCCGAGCACGCCACCGTGGATTTCCTGCAGAAGGCCAAGGCCTCCAAGGAGCTGGCGATCGAGGACCTGCGCGACGCCTTCTCGGTTTCCTATGAAACCGCCGCCCACCGGTTCACCAACCTGGCCACCCACCACCTGGGCATCCGCTGCCACTTCCAGAAGGTCCACGTCTCCGGGATCATCCATAAGGCGTATGAGAACGACGACGTGAACTTCCCGGCGGACCACACCGGCGCCATCGAAGGCCAGCCTGTCTGCCGGTTCTGGACCAGCCGCGCGGTCTTCGACGTCCCCGACAAGTTCCGCGCCTTCAACCAGTACACCGACACCGCCGCCGGCACGTTTTGGTGCACCGCCATCACCGAACGGCACTCCTCGGGCGAGTATTCGCTGAGCATCGGCGTGCCCTACAAGGACGTCAAATGGTTCCGCGGCCGCGACACCCAGGAGCGATCCAAGTCGCTCTGCCCCGACGAGTCCTGCTGCCGCCGCCCGCCCGCCGACCTCGCCGCCCAGTGGGGCGGCCAGGCCTGGCCCGCCGCCCGCGCCAACACCCACCTCCTCGCCGCCCTGCCGCCCGGCGCCTTCCCCGGCGTCGACGAGACCGAGGTCTACCAGTTCCTCCAAGCCCACGCGGGGCGGTAA
- a CDS encoding site-specific DNA-methyltransferase yields MDKLRMTSPDLTETNINKLAELFPSVVTETTDADGNTKRAIDFDLLRQELSDHVVEGPQERYRIDWPGKRAAAFAANAPIAKTLRPVREESVDFDTTKNLFIEGDNLDALKLLQESYLGKIKLIYIDPPYNTGNDFIYNDDFAETADAYLVRSGQMGDSGARLNANPESNGRFHSDWLSMMYPRLKLARNLLSDDGIIAISIDDNEVAALRLLGDEVFGSSAFLGALTWRRRPTPDSRNYSRVSVDHEYVLLYGRSNAARLNGRGIDESKYKNPDNDPRGPWTSENLTGLASADQRPNLHYDLVNPANGLAYPPSPSRGWSKGKETMDRLIAEGRILWPSSPDGRPREKKFLSDLKSAVTGFSTWLTSDEIGYNYTATREVRDLLGGKLFDFPKPVSLVKTLCEQVTQDGDIVLDFFAGSGSTAHAVIAANAGDESARCFILVQLGEAVEPESEAAKVGYTSIAELARERVRRAGQSVVQQAGLTGDVLDVGFRSLKVDTTNMADVLRSPDETVQLALDQLEDSVKPDRSSEDLLFQVLLDWGLELTMPISVEQIEGHEVFVVEDGALIACFDEHAGSELVYSIAKREPLRTVFRDSGFASDDARINAEQVFREVSPATDVKAI; encoded by the coding sequence GTGGATAAGCTGCGCATGACGTCGCCAGATCTGACCGAGACCAACATCAATAAACTCGCCGAGCTTTTCCCCAGCGTCGTCACCGAGACGACAGATGCCGACGGCAACACCAAGAGGGCCATCGACTTCGACCTGCTGCGCCAGGAACTCTCTGACCACGTCGTCGAAGGACCCCAGGAACGCTACCGGATCGACTGGCCCGGAAAGCGCGCCGCCGCTTTCGCCGCCAACGCACCGATCGCCAAGACCCTCCGCCCCGTCCGCGAGGAGTCTGTGGACTTTGACACCACCAAGAACCTCTTCATCGAAGGCGACAACCTCGACGCCCTCAAGCTCCTCCAGGAGTCCTACCTCGGCAAAATCAAGCTGATCTACATCGACCCGCCGTACAACACCGGCAACGACTTCATCTACAACGACGACTTCGCGGAGACGGCCGACGCATATCTGGTGAGGTCGGGACAAATGGGCGACAGTGGAGCACGGTTGAACGCTAACCCCGAGTCAAACGGGCGGTTCCACTCGGACTGGCTCAGCATGATGTATCCGAGGTTAAAGCTCGCGCGCAATCTTCTTTCGGATGACGGGATTATTGCGATCAGCATCGACGACAACGAGGTGGCAGCCCTACGCCTTCTGGGCGACGAAGTCTTTGGCTCATCGGCGTTCCTCGGTGCCTTGACCTGGCGTCGTCGGCCGACCCCGGACAGCAGGAATTACAGCCGAGTCTCGGTGGATCACGAGTACGTTCTGCTCTATGGACGCAGCAATGCCGCTCGGCTCAACGGACGCGGAATCGATGAATCGAAATACAAGAACCCAGACAATGATCCGCGTGGTCCATGGACAAGTGAGAACCTGACAGGATTGGCGAGCGCGGATCAACGCCCGAATCTCCATTACGACCTTGTAAACCCTGCGAATGGACTGGCTTATCCCCCGAGTCCAAGTAGAGGGTGGAGCAAGGGCAAGGAGACTATGGATCGGTTGATCGCAGAAGGGCGTATCCTGTGGCCTTCATCGCCCGATGGCCGCCCCAGAGAGAAGAAGTTTCTGAGCGATCTCAAGTCGGCAGTCACAGGCTTCTCGACTTGGTTGACATCGGATGAGATTGGATACAACTACACTGCAACGCGGGAAGTTCGAGATTTACTGGGAGGGAAGCTATTTGACTTCCCAAAACCAGTCTCCCTCGTCAAGACGCTTTGTGAGCAAGTAACCCAAGACGGGGACATCGTCCTCGACTTCTTCGCGGGCAGCGGGTCGACGGCTCATGCGGTCATCGCCGCTAACGCGGGTGATGAGTCTGCGCGCTGCTTCATCCTTGTGCAACTAGGAGAAGCCGTCGAGCCTGAGTCCGAAGCAGCCAAAGTAGGGTACACAAGCATTGCGGAACTTGCTCGGGAGCGTGTTCGCCGCGCAGGTCAGTCCGTAGTTCAGCAAGCAGGATTGACCGGTGATGTTCTGGACGTCGGTTTCCGCAGCCTCAAGGTTGACACCACCAACATGGCCGATGTTCTCCGATCTCCTGATGAGACAGTTCAGCTCGCGCTCGACCAACTGGAAGACAGCGTGAAGCCTGACCGTTCGAGCGAGGACCTGCTGTTCCAAGTGCTGCTCGACTGGGGCCTTGAACTGACTATGCCCATCAGTGTTGAGCAGATTGAGGGGCATGAAGTGTTCGTCGTTGAAGACGGTGCGCTGATTGCTTGCTTCGACGAGCACGCCGGCTCAGAGCTTGTCTACTCGATCGCCAAGCGCGAGCCGCTACGCACTGTATTCCGGGATTCTGGGTTCGCATCGGATGACGCGCGGATCAACGCGGAGCAGGTTTTCCGTGAGGTGTCCCCGGCGACCGATGTGAAGGCGATCTGA
- a CDS encoding type III restriction-modification system endonuclease, translating into MKLKFKVQRYQTDAVDSVVEVFEGQPKHDGISYRIDPGKVNSVANPALFETNETPDSGLRNAEIALTGSQLLENVHKVQRSRNLPPSPKLVDSKAAPGAPNLDVEMETGTGKTYVYIKTIMELNKRYGWSKFIIVVPSVAIREGVKKSFDVTAEHFQQLYGTKPRSFIYNSSQLHELERFSSDAGVQVMIINIQAFNATGKDNRRIYDVLDDFQSRRPIDVIKANRPVVIIDEPQKIGAEKSLQALAEFNGLMMLRYSATHRVQHTKVHRLDALDAYNQKLVKKIAVRGITVKGLAGSTAYLYLDAIEIAKGAKPRARVEIEVQTKGGPIKRQVKRLDVGANLHDVSNGIEAYKGLFVTEVDANRDVIELSSGDVVVAGQLADRDVTEETKRRIQIREVIRAHLDKERELFSRGIKVLSLFFIDEVAKYRDYDREDTLGDYARVFEEEYATIRDEVLGELDIDDAISAYQKYLRRDEVRAVHEGYFSIDKKTKRQVDGKVSGRGDDKGQSTDTDAYDLILKDKERLLSFAEPVRFIFSHSALREGWDNPNVFVMGMLKKSDNTVSRRQEIGRGLRLAVNQHGERMDNPVTVHDINELTVVTDESYTDFVEGLQKEISESLAARPRKASVKFFTGKTIQTPSGESVVEEELATALYFHLVQSGYVDEDGLVTEKYKDDKAAGTLAQPTSKVLGPVVDFVWPLVDGLYIDVPLPPDGRKPKKIPLNETNFARKEFQALWGRINHKAAYQVEFDSAELIRKSVGHLDKYLNVAAMQYVVQSGRQREKLEADELASRAGFTVSSTQTHTETVSAGSQIKYDLLGEITEKTQLTRRTVAAILRNVAPGTFAKFRLNSEQFITEAARLINEQKATVIVEHLTYDAMEDRFDSAIFTENQTKQDLTHAGGKLTKHIYDYVITDSKIEQAFVSGLETSKEVAVYAKLPRGFFIPTPVGDYNPDWAIAFIEGSVKHVYFVAETKGSLSTLQLKGVEDAKIECARKFFAALNEKSGQDVTYDVVTDYTELMQLVTA; encoded by the coding sequence ATGAAACTTAAGTTCAAGGTCCAGAGGTACCAGACCGATGCCGTCGACTCCGTCGTGGAGGTTTTCGAGGGCCAACCCAAGCACGACGGCATCTCGTACCGGATCGACCCCGGCAAGGTGAATTCTGTCGCCAACCCGGCGCTGTTCGAAACAAACGAAACGCCCGATTCGGGCCTGCGGAACGCCGAAATCGCACTGACCGGGTCGCAGCTATTGGAGAACGTGCACAAGGTGCAGCGGTCTCGCAACCTGCCGCCGTCGCCGAAACTGGTCGACAGTAAGGCGGCCCCGGGAGCGCCGAACCTGGACGTGGAGATGGAGACGGGGACGGGCAAGACGTACGTCTACATCAAGACGATCATGGAGCTGAACAAGCGGTACGGCTGGAGCAAGTTCATCATCGTTGTGCCGTCAGTCGCGATCCGTGAGGGCGTCAAAAAGTCGTTCGACGTGACAGCCGAGCACTTTCAGCAGCTCTACGGCACCAAGCCGCGCTCGTTCATCTACAACTCTTCGCAGCTGCACGAGCTGGAGCGGTTCAGCTCCGACGCCGGGGTGCAGGTGATGATCATCAACATCCAGGCGTTCAACGCGACCGGCAAGGACAACCGGCGCATCTATGACGTGCTCGACGACTTCCAGTCGCGTCGCCCCATCGACGTCATCAAGGCGAACCGCCCGGTCGTGATCATTGACGAGCCGCAGAAGATCGGCGCGGAAAAGTCACTCCAGGCTCTGGCCGAGTTCAACGGGCTGATGATGCTGCGCTACTCGGCCACGCACAGGGTACAACATACGAAGGTGCACCGGCTGGATGCACTGGATGCGTACAACCAGAAGCTGGTCAAGAAAATCGCCGTGCGCGGCATCACCGTCAAGGGCCTCGCCGGTTCGACCGCATACCTGTACTTGGACGCGATCGAAATCGCCAAGGGCGCCAAGCCGCGCGCGCGGGTGGAGATCGAGGTACAAACCAAGGGTGGCCCGATCAAGCGGCAGGTCAAGCGCCTCGACGTGGGCGCGAACCTGCACGACGTGTCGAATGGGATCGAGGCATACAAGGGCCTGTTCGTCACCGAGGTCGACGCGAACCGCGACGTGATCGAGCTAAGCAGCGGCGACGTGGTGGTCGCCGGCCAGCTGGCCGACCGCGACGTGACTGAGGAGACGAAGCGCCGCATCCAGATTCGCGAGGTCATCCGCGCTCATCTGGACAAGGAGCGGGAGCTGTTCAGCCGAGGCATCAAGGTACTCTCGCTGTTCTTCATAGACGAGGTCGCCAAGTACCGCGACTACGACCGCGAGGATACCCTCGGCGACTACGCCCGCGTCTTCGAGGAGGAGTACGCGACCATCCGCGACGAGGTCCTCGGCGAACTCGACATCGACGACGCCATTTCGGCGTACCAGAAGTATCTGCGCCGCGACGAAGTGCGCGCGGTGCACGAGGGGTACTTCTCGATCGACAAGAAGACCAAGCGGCAGGTGGACGGCAAGGTCAGCGGTCGCGGCGACGACAAGGGCCAGTCCACCGATACGGATGCCTACGACCTGATCCTCAAGGACAAGGAGCGCCTGCTGTCCTTCGCGGAGCCGGTGCGGTTCATCTTCTCCCACTCCGCACTGCGCGAGGGCTGGGACAACCCGAATGTTTTCGTCATGGGGATGCTCAAGAAGAGCGATAACACCGTCTCCCGCCGCCAGGAGATCGGCCGCGGGCTGCGCCTGGCGGTCAACCAGCACGGTGAGCGGATGGACAACCCCGTCACGGTGCACGATATCAACGAACTGACCGTGGTCACTGACGAGTCCTACACCGACTTCGTCGAGGGTCTCCAGAAGGAAATCTCTGAGTCCCTCGCGGCCCGGCCGCGCAAGGCAAGCGTCAAGTTCTTCACGGGCAAGACAATCCAGACGCCGTCCGGCGAGTCGGTCGTGGAGGAGGAGCTCGCCACCGCGCTCTACTTCCACCTCGTCCAGAGTGGCTACGTCGATGAGGATGGCTTGGTCACCGAGAAGTACAAGGACGACAAGGCCGCCGGTACCCTCGCACAGCCAACCTCGAAAGTGCTAGGTCCGGTCGTCGATTTCGTCTGGCCCCTCGTCGACGGGCTCTACATTGACGTGCCCCTCCCGCCGGACGGCCGTAAGCCCAAGAAGATCCCACTCAACGAGACAAACTTCGCCCGGAAGGAGTTCCAGGCGCTCTGGGGCCGGATCAACCACAAGGCCGCCTACCAGGTCGAATTCGACTCGGCCGAGCTAATCCGCAAGTCCGTCGGGCACCTCGACAAGTACCTGAACGTCGCCGCGATGCAGTACGTCGTCCAATCCGGACGGCAGCGCGAGAAGCTAGAGGCGGACGAGCTGGCGAGCCGAGCCGGGTTCACAGTGTCGAGCACGCAGACCCACACGGAGACCGTCAGCGCGGGCTCGCAGATCAAATACGACCTGCTCGGCGAGATCACCGAGAAGACCCAGCTCACCCGCCGCACGGTCGCAGCTATCCTGCGGAACGTCGCGCCGGGCACGTTTGCGAAGTTCCGACTCAACTCCGAGCAGTTCATCACCGAGGCCGCGCGGCTGATCAACGAGCAGAAGGCGACCGTTATCGTTGAGCACCTGACATATGACGCCATGGAGGACCGCTTCGACTCGGCGATCTTTACGGAGAACCAGACCAAGCAGGACCTCACGCACGCGGGTGGCAAACTGACGAAGCACATCTACGACTACGTCATCACTGACTCTAAGATAGAACAGGCGTTCGTGTCCGGGCTAGAAACCAGCAAGGAGGTCGCGGTCTACGCGAAGCTCCCGCGCGGGTTCTTCATCCCGACCCCGGTCGGCGACTACAACCCTGACTGGGCCATTGCCTTCATTGAGGGGAGCGTCAAGCACGTCTACTTCGTGGCCGAGACCAAGGGCTCGCTATCGACGCTCCAGCTCAAGGGCGTCGAAGACGCCAAGATCGAATGCGCCCGCAAGTTCTTCGCCGCCCTCAATGAGAAGAGCGGCCAGGACGTCACCTACGACGTCGTCACTGACTACACCGAGTTGATGCAGCTCGTCACGGCATAA
- a CDS encoding M48 family metallopeptidase, whose protein sequence is MSELGSIRGTRRGAQEIRPLQLAVEELRRVARRYGRQSGREVAKWSVRRMKTKWGSCNRESAHVWFNLELAKKHPNCLEYIAVHEMTHLLERHHNERLPNS, encoded by the coding sequence ATGAGTGAATTGGGATCTATAAGGGGGACGCGCCGTGGCGCTCAAGAAATCCGACCTCTACAGCTCGCTGTGGAAGAGCTGCGACGAGTTGCGCGGCGGTATGGACGCCAGTCAGGACGCGAGGTCGCCAAGTGGTCGGTCCGCCGCATGAAGACCAAGTGGGGCTCCTGCAACAGGGAGTCTGCTCACGTTTGGTTCAACCTGGAGCTCGCCAAGAAGCACCCGAACTGTCTTGAGTACATTGCGGTGCACGAGATGACTCACCTACTTGAGCGACACCACAACGAGCGGTTACCCAACTCATGA
- a CDS encoding ABC transporter ATP-binding protein codes for MRENTSLTLEAKGIVIIYGLNGVGKSGYTRILKSSCHSRHPETILGNVFKQEDMEPLATVDYLLGEEETSHNWNLRNASEDSNLSRVAVYDSKTAASHVNAKGTTLTVTPDGLELLQSLINTYDAVGGDAKRRQAALKAAPAPAIYHQATDEEVRKVMKVVGKFGGFMAVKALGKLTEQELVELETLPATISHRKNSSKSTRLAQAQSRMNQTRTQANRIQTLAEKVSPEQFEVLRAIWKRLRTIKLEEAAQEQHDFSAEVVPGVLSSHWHVMWNAAKDYADKIAYPDEQFPSDAMENCLLCHQPLTEEAHERFRQFDKAMKQDLAAERRKLTAVAMDVVTGIKKAVSPEQIDDALLTVLAEEDMAVILQLRLDLHTITDLLENLPTDDDSLEAIDEKVAPFIKGSAVAEGDTGSIEGFTIQDSLGEAVIFIEKVVQTYEADVHKIQEESADGADLLEIQAKLINLQERSLVAKALPALKTLHNRLIHIEALQEVIGQCGTRGLSDFSGKVCQEYVEQVATDFKDNLRILEDRPRGASNEPQLKVDLIATSVNKGVSNIAFNILGTKKTPADGVLSEGELRAVSIAAFLSDVSSSGDGSAIILDDPITSLDQAFQIKVAQRLVKEARTRQVIIFTHSMPFASVLWHEGITKDREDQIREGIEEPVKVEYNFIEITQREETGTGQQIAGTGSPKGGYKPLMQLLENEQYPQAKALYEAHNHAAYARACENFANNLRKVWEYVVEELVVNGIVARNKPGVSTQHLRTLLVLREKDIVAINDGMNVNNFYVHSTAEGNEKSLPTPAEMALRLKDIRDFAKDLSNRRKAQNAEWAL; via the coding sequence ATGCGTGAAAACACGAGCCTCACCTTGGAGGCCAAGGGCATCGTCATCATCTACGGTCTCAACGGGGTAGGCAAGTCCGGCTACACGAGGATTCTCAAATCCTCCTGCCACTCACGGCATCCCGAAACCATCTTGGGCAATGTTTTCAAGCAGGAAGATATGGAACCCCTTGCCACCGTGGACTACCTCTTGGGGGAGGAGGAAACCAGCCACAACTGGAACCTCAGGAACGCCAGCGAGGACTCCAACCTATCCCGAGTGGCCGTCTACGATTCCAAAACCGCTGCGTCGCATGTGAATGCCAAGGGCACCACCCTAACCGTTACCCCTGACGGTCTGGAACTCCTGCAAAGCCTAATCAATACTTACGACGCCGTCGGAGGTGACGCGAAACGCAGACAAGCTGCGCTGAAAGCGGCGCCAGCACCAGCCATCTACCACCAAGCCACGGATGAGGAAGTCCGCAAGGTTATGAAGGTAGTGGGCAAGTTCGGCGGCTTTATGGCTGTCAAAGCACTAGGGAAGCTGACCGAGCAGGAACTTGTGGAACTCGAAACCCTTCCGGCAACCATCAGCCACCGCAAAAATAGTAGTAAGAGCACACGGCTGGCACAGGCGCAGAGCCGGATGAACCAGACCAGGACCCAGGCAAACAGGATTCAGACCCTTGCTGAGAAAGTCAGCCCCGAACAGTTCGAAGTCCTGCGGGCCATCTGGAAACGCTTGCGGACCATCAAGCTGGAGGAGGCGGCACAGGAACAGCATGATTTCTCGGCAGAGGTCGTTCCCGGTGTCCTAAGCAGTCACTGGCACGTGATGTGGAACGCGGCCAAGGATTATGCCGACAAGATTGCCTACCCTGACGAGCAGTTCCCCTCCGACGCAATGGAGAACTGCCTGCTGTGCCATCAGCCCCTGACCGAGGAAGCCCACGAACGGTTCCGCCAGTTCGATAAGGCAATGAAACAGGATCTTGCCGCAGAGCGGCGGAAGCTGACCGCGGTTGCCATGGATGTCGTTACCGGTATCAAGAAGGCTGTCTCACCGGAGCAGATTGATGATGCCCTGCTGACAGTGCTGGCAGAAGAAGACATGGCAGTCATCCTGCAACTGCGGCTGGACCTGCACACGATCACAGACCTACTCGAAAACCTGCCCACGGATGACGACAGCCTTGAAGCCATTGACGAGAAGGTCGCACCGTTCATCAAAGGCTCAGCGGTCGCCGAGGGGGACACCGGTTCCATCGAGGGCTTCACCATCCAGGACAGCCTAGGTGAGGCGGTCATCTTCATTGAGAAGGTGGTACAAACCTACGAAGCGGACGTTCACAAAATCCAGGAAGAATCCGCAGACGGGGCAGACCTCCTGGAAATACAGGCAAAACTGATCAACCTGCAGGAGCGTTCCCTAGTTGCCAAGGCGCTTCCAGCACTCAAGACACTGCACAACCGGTTGATTCACATCGAGGCATTGCAGGAAGTCATCGGGCAATGCGGCACACGGGGGCTCTCGGACTTCTCGGGCAAAGTATGCCAAGAATATGTGGAGCAGGTAGCCACGGACTTCAAGGACAACCTCCGCATCCTGGAAGACCGTCCACGGGGAGCAAGCAACGAACCCCAGTTGAAGGTCGACCTCATTGCCACTAGCGTCAACAAGGGCGTCAGCAACATTGCCTTCAATATCCTAGGCACCAAGAAAACTCCCGCAGACGGGGTTCTCAGCGAAGGGGAACTTCGGGCCGTGTCCATTGCCGCGTTCCTCAGTGATGTTTCTTCTAGCGGTGACGGCTCGGCAATCATCCTTGACGACCCCATCACCTCCCTGGACCAGGCATTTCAAATCAAGGTTGCTCAACGTCTGGTGAAGGAAGCCCGTACCCGACAGGTCATCATTTTTACCCACTCCATGCCATTCGCCAGCGTTCTGTGGCACGAGGGCATCACTAAGGACAGGGAAGACCAGATCCGGGAAGGCATTGAGGAACCGGTCAAGGTGGAGTACAACTTCATCGAAATCACTCAGCGGGAGGAAACCGGCACGGGGCAGCAGATTGCCGGCACAGGCTCACCCAAAGGCGGCTACAAGCCCCTGATGCAACTGCTCGAAAACGAGCAGTATCCCCAGGCGAAGGCTCTGTATGAGGCACATAACCATGCAGCATATGCGCGGGCCTGCGAGAACTTCGCCAACAACCTCCGTAAGGTTTGGGAGTACGTCGTCGAGGAACTGGTCGTCAACGGCATCGTGGCACGGAACAAACCGGGAGTGTCCACTCAGCACTTGAGGACGCTCCTAGTGCTAAGAGAGAAGGACATCGTGGCCATCAACGATGGCATGAATGTCAACAATTTCTATGTTCACTCCACTGCTGAGGGGAACGAAAAGTCTCTTCCGACACCTGCTGAGATGGCTCTGCGTCTGAAAGACATCAGGGATTTCGCGAAAGATTTGTCCAACAGGAGGAAAGCGCAAAACGCTGAGTGGGCTCTCTGA
- a CDS encoding DUF262 domain-containing protein: MSFQTPRSIEEMLNAIHKREYLMPAIQREFVWGPNQIVKLVDSLMRGYPVGSFLLWDVEPETAQSYTFYEFLTNFHERDNPYADKATVPAGNGTMAVLDGQQRLTSLNIALYGSLAEKRKYAWWNSPDAFPVKRLYLNLVDDPEDEELGLKYDLRFLTDKDAAPAGGGEHKWFRVGAILDLANSGPAIMKELERRNIANSGDAFQRMYDLYEAVRILKPMNYFLVTDQDPDKVLEIFVRVNSGGTTLSYSDLLLSMATNQWKELDAREEVRSLVSDLNGNAGRQFSFSKDVVLKTALTIADVDVRFKVTNFTQSNMAKVEAAWPQIKNALLRAGILLQQFGYNERNLTANSVIIPIAHYLHLRGAGDAYLDSSSHAADRLALQRWVTRSLIKRGVWGSGLDTLLTRIRDVLRANTVPEFPVEALETAMAAVGKGLTFDTAEIDELLNLKYAGQRTFSVLSVLYPGLDLSKKFHEDHIFPKSRFTNKKLAEAGVPTERVDDYLASFNLLPNLQLLAGTANIEKQDALPIDWIASAFPTEERRATYLQENDLDGLPLGSIDFMEFFEKRKTRIRDRLVEALGSNLA; this comes from the coding sequence GTGTCTTTCCAGACCCCGCGAAGCATCGAGGAGATGCTCAACGCCATCCACAAACGTGAGTACCTAATGCCAGCGATCCAGCGCGAGTTCGTCTGGGGCCCCAATCAGATTGTGAAGCTCGTCGACAGCCTTATGCGCGGCTACCCGGTTGGTTCCTTCCTGCTGTGGGATGTGGAGCCGGAGACTGCCCAGTCGTACACCTTCTACGAGTTCCTCACGAACTTCCATGAGCGCGACAACCCATACGCCGATAAGGCAACTGTCCCGGCCGGCAACGGAACCATGGCCGTCCTCGACGGCCAACAGCGACTGACCTCGTTGAACATCGCACTTTACGGAAGCTTGGCCGAGAAGCGGAAGTATGCCTGGTGGAACAGCCCTGATGCGTTCCCTGTCAAGCGTCTTTATCTCAACCTCGTTGATGACCCCGAAGACGAAGAACTGGGTCTCAAGTACGACCTCCGCTTCCTCACAGACAAGGACGCAGCCCCGGCTGGAGGCGGCGAGCACAAGTGGTTCCGAGTTGGCGCAATTCTTGACCTTGCGAACTCCGGCCCGGCGATTATGAAGGAGCTTGAGCGGCGTAACATCGCCAATTCAGGTGACGCCTTCCAGAGAATGTACGACCTCTACGAGGCGGTCCGCATTCTCAAGCCGATGAACTACTTCCTGGTCACAGATCAGGACCCCGACAAGGTCCTTGAGATATTCGTGCGCGTCAACAGCGGCGGCACGACGCTCTCCTATTCCGACTTGCTGCTGTCCATGGCCACCAACCAGTGGAAGGAACTGGACGCTCGTGAAGAGGTCCGCTCCTTAGTCAGCGACCTCAACGGCAACGCCGGGCGACAGTTTTCCTTCTCTAAGGACGTCGTTTTGAAAACGGCGCTGACCATCGCCGATGTCGATGTGCGCTTCAAGGTCACCAACTTCACGCAATCCAACATGGCGAAGGTTGAAGCCGCCTGGCCCCAAATCAAGAACGCCTTGCTGCGTGCAGGAATCTTGCTCCAGCAATTCGGATACAACGAACGCAATCTCACAGCGAACAGCGTCATCATCCCGATCGCACACTACCTTCACCTGCGCGGCGCGGGCGACGCCTACCTCGACTCCAGCTCCCACGCAGCCGACCGGTTGGCGCTCCAGCGCTGGGTTACCCGATCCCTTATCAAACGCGGTGTATGGGGATCAGGACTCGACACGCTGCTCACGCGAATCCGTGATGTCCTGCGTGCCAACACCGTGCCAGAATTCCCCGTGGAGGCACTCGAAACGGCCATGGCTGCTGTCGGCAAGGGCCTAACGTTTGACACTGCCGAGATCGACGAGCTGCTCAATCTCAAGTACGCCGGGCAACGCACCTTCTCCGTGCTCTCAGTGCTGTACCCGGGGCTCGACCTGAGCAAGAAGTTTCATGAGGATCACATTTTCCCCAAGTCCCGTTTCACGAACAAGAAGCTGGCGGAGGCAGGAGTCCCCACAGAAAGAGTTGACGATTACCTCGCCTCTTTCAATCTCCTGCCCAACCTCCAACTTCTCGCAGGTACGGCAAACATCGAGAAGCAGGACGCGCTTCCAATCGACTGGATCGCATCAGCTTTCCCGACCGAGGAGAGGCGCGCGACGTACCTACAAGAAAATGACCTTGATGGGCTGCCACTCGGCTCCATCGACTTCATGGAGTTCTTCGAGAAGCGGAAAACAAGAATCAGGGACCGACTCGTCGAGGCACTTGGATCGAATCTAGCCTGA